In Clostridium ljungdahlii DSM 13528, the genomic window GTACAATTAAATTTTACTGACTTTGACAGCATGAAAAAGACTGTTAAATTAACAGGAGAAATTCTTGGAGGGGATTCAGTAAAGAGAGCAGACAAATATGTTTCTTATTTAGATAGCAAATTGAAAATGGTAACAGATGTAACATCCAAGATACCTGATTCACAAAAACCAAAAGTACTACATATAATATCTTTTTCACCACTTACGGTAGATGGAAAGAATACTATAATTGATTCATGGATAAAAGCAGCGGGTGGAATAAATGCAGCATCTGAAATAACTGGTAATATGAAAGTAACTTCTACAGAGCAAATACTCAAATGGAATCCAGATGTTATAATACTTGGAAGTAATACTTTAACTGATGCCAAAAGTGCTATAAAGAATATAGACCAGTTAACTCAAAATTCAACTTGGAGCCAGATAAATGCTGTTAAGAATAGGAAGGTTTATATAAATCCAACAGGAGCATTTTTGTGGGACAGGTATGGTGCAGAAGAAGCATTACAGATACAATGGGCAGCAAAGACACTTCACCCTGATAAATTTAAAAATTTGGATATAGTTAAAGAAACTAGAAACTTTTATAAGACATTTCTGAATTATGATCTTACAGAGGAAGAGGCAAGCAAAATTATAAATGATAAAAATCCTGATTAATTAATATATTATTTTATTAGACGCTGGATAAATGGATAAAATCATTTGAATCATTAAGTTGGCGAGGAGCAG contains:
- a CDS encoding ABC transporter substrate-binding protein, whose product is MKKIRRVRNLIAIIFAAVFLLAGCGQSSTDSTKSSEKSQQKVITDAAGQKVKVPAKIDKIADAWPAHNEMVTMLGAGNKIVSTISTPQSVPWLYKVNPQMKSAVTDFTNESVNTEEVLKTKPDILFMPINSKTAGKVKELGIPTVQLNFTDFDSMKKTVKLTGEILGGDSVKRADKYVSYLDSKLKMVTDVTSKIPDSQKPKVLHIISFSPLTVDGKNTIIDSWIKAAGGINAASEITGNMKVTSTEQILKWNPDVIILGSNTLTDAKSAIKNIDQLTQNSTWSQINAVKNRKVYINPTGAFLWDRYGAEEALQIQWAAKTLHPDKFKNLDIVKETRNFYKTFLNYDLTEEEASKIINDKNPD